From a single Micromonospora pallida genomic region:
- a CDS encoding GerMN domain-containing protein — protein MVVAGVLALAGCGVSAERVPREVTPPQGPFPVGSPAPVTTESGTVLQRLCYVRDDTLVVVNRRGRIPPTAREQIKLLLDGPVKTERDDGLTSTLTGVNVVTDVRVTGGEATVAVGERLDGTGRNDEVLAVGQIVCTLTSRDDVDRVTFVQGGQRLGVPRADGSLSTGPLTADDYTAMISPR, from the coding sequence CTGGTGGTGGCCGGGGTACTCGCCCTGGCCGGCTGCGGGGTCTCCGCCGAGCGGGTGCCCCGCGAGGTGACGCCGCCGCAGGGACCGTTTCCGGTGGGGTCCCCGGCCCCGGTGACCACCGAGAGCGGCACCGTGCTCCAACGGCTCTGCTACGTCCGGGACGACACGCTGGTGGTGGTCAACCGCCGGGGCCGCATCCCACCGACCGCCCGGGAGCAGATCAAGCTGCTGTTGGACGGGCCGGTCAAAACCGAACGGGACGACGGCTTGACCAGCACCCTGACCGGGGTGAACGTGGTCACCGACGTGCGGGTGACCGGCGGCGAGGCCACGGTGGCCGTCGGCGAGCGGCTGGACGGCACCGGACGCAACGACGAGGTGCTCGCCGTCGGGCAGATCGTCTGTACGCTGACCAGCCGCGACGACGTGGACCGGGTCACCTTCGTGCAGGGCGGTCAGCGGCTCGGGGTGCCCCGGGCGGACGGGTCGCTCTCCACCGGCCCGCTGACCGCCGACGACTACACGGCCATGATCTCGCCACGCTGA
- a CDS encoding sensor histidine kinase, producing MIRAGLRTRVAAGFAAGALALSTAIAVASYQFTRSSLLAERERTAVRAAYFDAAIVQAGLAGDRPDIIEVLRSLDTGGDRRAVLRRDGVWYARNVDAGVTTGIPARMQRLVADGTPAVQRIRADGQPAVVVGVPLSPTTTFYEVDSLQELEETLRTVALVLTAVAVTTTVAGAGIGWRMTRSVLRPLRSVSDAAEEITAGDLTARLDPATEPDLARLTTSFNHMVDQLSRRLERDRRFAADVSHELRSPLQTLSAAASVLQRRRDHLDDRTRTATDLITDEIARFQALVNDLLELARSDQPAERTPVPVGDLARQVCRGRGLPETLVRVTGPGTWRVDRRRVEQLLGNLLDNAVRHGGGPCAVRLVSGAGVYRVEVDDEGPGIDPQDRTVVFDRFVRGRGANARGGGDGTGLGLALVAQHAAAHGGRAYVVDRPGGGARFRVELREARC from the coding sequence GTGATACGGGCGGGACTGCGTACCCGGGTGGCCGCCGGCTTCGCCGCCGGCGCGCTGGCCCTCTCCACCGCCATCGCGGTGGCCTCCTACCAGTTCACCCGGAGTTCGTTGCTGGCCGAACGGGAACGCACCGCGGTGCGGGCAGCCTACTTCGACGCGGCGATCGTGCAGGCCGGGCTGGCCGGCGACCGGCCGGACATCATCGAGGTGCTGCGCTCGCTGGACACCGGCGGCGACCGTCGGGCGGTGCTGCGCCGCGACGGCGTCTGGTACGCCCGCAACGTCGACGCCGGGGTCACCACCGGCATCCCGGCGCGGATGCAACGGCTGGTCGCCGACGGCACCCCAGCGGTGCAGCGGATCCGCGCCGACGGGCAACCGGCCGTGGTGGTCGGGGTGCCGCTCTCCCCCACCACCACCTTCTACGAGGTCGACTCCCTCCAGGAACTGGAGGAAACCCTGCGGACGGTGGCGCTCGTGCTCACCGCCGTCGCGGTCACCACGACCGTGGCCGGGGCCGGAATCGGCTGGCGGATGACCCGGAGCGTGCTGCGACCGCTGCGCTCGGTCAGCGACGCGGCGGAGGAGATCACCGCCGGAGACCTGACCGCCCGGCTGGACCCGGCGACCGAGCCGGACCTGGCCCGGCTCACCACGTCCTTCAACCACATGGTCGACCAGTTGTCCCGGCGGCTGGAGCGGGACCGCCGGTTCGCCGCCGACGTCAGCCACGAACTGCGGTCGCCGTTGCAGACGCTCTCCGCCGCGGCGAGCGTCCTGCAGCGGCGGCGGGACCACCTCGACGACCGGACGCGGACCGCGACCGACCTGATCACCGACGAGATCGCCCGGTTCCAGGCGCTCGTCAACGACCTGCTCGAACTGGCCCGCAGCGACCAGCCAGCCGAGCGGACGCCGGTCCCCGTCGGTGACCTCGCCCGGCAGGTGTGCCGGGGACGGGGACTGCCCGAGACCCTGGTGCGCGTCACCGGGCCGGGCACCTGGCGGGTCGACCGGCGGCGGGTCGAGCAACTGCTCGGCAACCTGCTGGACAACGCGGTACGCCACGGCGGTGGCCCCTGCGCCGTCCGGCTCGTCTCGGGTGCCGGGGTGTACCGGGTCGAGGTCGACGACGAGGGGCCGGGCATCGACCCGCAGGACCGTACGGTGGTCTTCGACCGGTTCGTCCGGGGGCGCGGGGCCAATGCCCGGGGTGGCGGCGACGGCACCGGCCTGGGGTTGGCCCTGGTGGCGCAGCACGCCGCCGCGCACGGCGGGCGCGCGTACGTGGTGGACCGGCCGGGCGGTGGTGCCCGTTTCCGGGTCGAACTGCGGGAGGCCCGGTGCTGA
- a CDS encoding response regulator transcription factor gives MTGVLVIEDDDRIRLSLVLALEDEGYAARGAATAEEGLRTQRTEPADTVLVDLMLPGVDGFECIREIRRSDDVPIVVVSARDDTHDIVAALEAGADDYLVKPVAIKELTARLRALRRRARAAVGAAATIPRLVFGDLEVLPDGGEVRVDGAPVAVTRTEFRLLCELAQHAGRVLSRQQLLDRVWGYTVGDERLVDVHVGRLRQKIERDTTAPRHLVTVRGLGYKLQP, from the coding sequence ATGACGGGAGTGCTGGTGATCGAGGACGACGACCGGATCCGGCTGTCCCTGGTGCTGGCGCTGGAGGACGAGGGGTACGCCGCACGTGGGGCCGCCACCGCGGAGGAGGGGCTGCGCACGCAACGCACCGAGCCGGCCGACACGGTGCTGGTGGACCTGATGCTGCCCGGGGTGGACGGCTTCGAGTGCATCCGGGAGATCCGCCGCTCCGACGACGTACCCATCGTGGTGGTCAGCGCCCGGGACGACACCCACGACATCGTCGCCGCGTTGGAGGCCGGCGCGGACGACTACCTGGTCAAGCCGGTCGCCATCAAGGAGCTGACCGCCCGGCTGCGGGCCCTGCGGCGACGGGCCCGCGCCGCCGTCGGGGCCGCCGCGACCATCCCCAGGCTCGTCTTCGGCGACCTGGAGGTCCTGCCCGACGGTGGTGAGGTCCGGGTCGACGGGGCGCCGGTGGCGGTCACCCGCACCGAGTTCCGGCTGCTCTGCGAGCTGGCCCAGCACGCCGGCCGGGTGCTGTCGCGACAGCAGCTGCTCGATCGGGTGTGGGGGTACACGGTCGGCGACGAGCGCCTGGTCGACGTGCACGTGGGCCGGCTGCGGCAGAAGATCGAGCGGGACACCACCGCACCCCGGCACCTGGTCACCGTCCGCGGGCTCGGCTACAAGCTGCAACCGTGA
- the tnpA gene encoding IS200/IS605 family transposase, with protein sequence MGEVRSHNNIVYRCHTMPDHVHLLMVVDPQYGIHRLVKQIKGRSSRLLRHEFPHLKSRIPTLWTNSYFVAGGATLEEAKTYVDNQRNA encoded by the coding sequence ATGGGTGAGGTCAGATCACACAACAACATCGTGTACCGCTGCCACACGATGCCCGACCACGTGCACCTGCTCATGGTCGTCGACCCCCAGTACGGCATCCACCGCCTGGTCAAACAGATCAAGGGCCGCTCGTCGCGACTGCTCCGCCACGAATTCCCGCACCTCAAATCCCGCATACCGACCCTGTGGACAAACTCCTACTTCGTCGCCGGCGGCGCGACCCTGGAAGAAGCCAAAACGTACGTCGACAACCAACGCAACGCCTGA
- a CDS encoding RNA-guided endonuclease InsQ/TnpB family protein: MSETVRYTYRLRPGRQAEGALLAEWGRCRWLWNEAVHQQRAGRRPTFGKLSKLLTEARGRNAWLRDGSQVAQQQTLRTYATALKHSFTVKGRGRPKVKRKKDALPSLEYTTRGFRLKDGRLCLPGRVTVPVVWSRDLPSDPTSVRVYRDSLGHWYASFVVRRHLAVTPDADLPGIGVDWGVKTTATTTIPVFDLPHLGHRKRCAAELAKVQRRMARRHRPKGHAFSQGYLDAKRQAARITKKAARQNTHDARVWAKKVTHHHALIAVEDFTPRFLSKTRMARKAADAAIGACKRELVERGTRAGRKVVLVPPAYTTMTCSACGERANHRLGLGVRIFECTACGHTACRDRNAARTILATAERRRASADDVRHLIASFRDGGSNAVRAGNPGPDPRGKPPGSIRGNR, from the coding sequence GTGTCGGAGACGGTGCGTTACACCTACCGTCTGCGGCCCGGCCGTCAGGCTGAGGGCGCACTGCTGGCCGAGTGGGGCCGGTGTCGGTGGTTGTGGAATGAGGCCGTTCACCAGCAGCGTGCCGGCCGCAGGCCGACGTTCGGGAAGCTGTCGAAGCTGCTGACCGAGGCCCGTGGCCGTAACGCCTGGCTGCGTGACGGTTCGCAGGTCGCCCAGCAGCAGACGTTGCGTACGTACGCGACCGCGTTGAAGCACTCGTTCACGGTCAAGGGCCGGGGCCGTCCGAAGGTCAAACGTAAGAAGGACGCCCTGCCGAGCCTGGAGTACACCACCCGTGGTTTCCGGCTTAAGGATGGCCGGTTGTGCCTGCCCGGTAGGGTCACCGTCCCGGTCGTCTGGTCTCGTGACCTGCCCTCGGACCCGACAAGCGTGCGCGTCTACCGTGACAGCCTCGGCCACTGGTACGCGTCGTTCGTCGTGCGTCGGCACCTGGCCGTAACGCCTGACGCGGACCTGCCCGGTATCGGCGTGGACTGGGGCGTGAAGACCACCGCCACCACCACGATCCCGGTGTTCGACCTGCCGCACCTCGGGCACCGCAAGCGGTGCGCCGCCGAACTGGCCAAAGTCCAGCGCCGGATGGCGCGCCGCCACCGGCCGAAGGGCCACGCCTTTTCCCAGGGCTACCTCGACGCGAAACGGCAGGCCGCCCGGATCACGAAGAAAGCGGCACGGCAGAACACCCACGACGCCCGCGTCTGGGCGAAAAAGGTCACCCACCACCACGCGCTGATCGCCGTCGAGGACTTCACACCGAGATTCCTCAGCAAAACCCGCATGGCCCGCAAAGCAGCCGACGCGGCGATCGGCGCCTGCAAACGAGAACTTGTCGAGCGTGGTACGCGGGCGGGCCGGAAGGTGGTGCTGGTGCCACCCGCCTACACCACGATGACCTGCTCCGCGTGCGGTGAGAGAGCCAACCACCGTCTCGGACTGGGCGTACGCATCTTCGAGTGCACGGCATGCGGACACACCGCATGCCGCGACCGAAACGCCGCGAGGACGATCCTCGCCACGGCTGAACGCCGCCGTGCCAGCGCTGACGACGTCAGACATCTGATCGCCTCCTTCCGCGACGGTGGATCAAATGCTGTCCGAGCTGGGAATCCCGGGCCCGACCCGAGAGGGAAACCCCCCGGATCCATCCGTGGGAATCGTTAA
- a CDS encoding STAS domain-containing protein, producing MDSNGRGAEGVPGTDQAEITVTDPLDLAGVRRLGPVVDAVLARRPARLVIDMSACPHVDAAGIGLLLDTHRRMWRLGGLLTLRSPAPRIRRLLQVARVDQVFHVVSGPSGETATSASTAAPTTSAGETGAPASTATPPRARATAPVRPR from the coding sequence GTGGACAGCAACGGGCGGGGCGCGGAGGGCGTCCCCGGGACGGACCAGGCGGAGATCACCGTGACCGACCCGCTGGACCTGGCCGGGGTACGCAGACTCGGCCCGGTGGTCGACGCGGTACTCGCCCGGCGACCGGCCCGACTGGTGATCGACATGTCGGCGTGCCCCCACGTCGACGCGGCCGGCATCGGCCTGCTGCTCGACACCCACCGGCGGATGTGGCGACTGGGCGGGTTGCTCACGCTGCGTTCCCCGGCGCCCCGGATCCGGCGGCTGCTCCAGGTGGCCCGGGTCGACCAGGTCTTCCACGTCGTGTCCGGGCCGTCGGGCGAGACCGCCACTTCCGCGTCCACCGCTGCCCCGACGACCAGCGCCGGTGAGACCGGCGCCCCGGCGTCCACCGCTACTCCGCCCCGGGCCCGCGCCACCGCCCCCGTCCGCCCCCGGTGA
- a CDS encoding STAS domain-containing protein, whose amino-acid sequence MTVVPGLRSGTVNLICDRCGDSVEAVPAVLAEPEVVWTVLVEQGWEGSPFAVGSHRCAGCVVASLVAAPPEVGGPVDAATGPGGWQVDVEELPEAVVLTPGGDIDALVVDVLREALAAALSGDRDVVLDLCRVGMLDSTGLGLLVRAHREARQQGRSFCLVAPSRFVLTVLHTMRLESVFLVFDHRAQALACLAAERPDLSTPGR is encoded by the coding sequence ATGACTGTCGTACCCGGATTGCGTTCCGGCACCGTCAACCTGATCTGCGACCGGTGCGGGGACTCCGTCGAGGCGGTGCCCGCCGTCCTGGCCGAGCCCGAGGTGGTCTGGACCGTACTGGTCGAACAAGGCTGGGAGGGCTCGCCCTTCGCGGTCGGGTCGCACCGCTGCGCCGGCTGCGTCGTAGCGTCCCTGGTCGCCGCACCCCCCGAGGTCGGCGGACCCGTGGACGCAGCGACCGGGCCGGGCGGCTGGCAGGTGGACGTCGAGGAGCTGCCGGAGGCGGTCGTGCTGACCCCCGGCGGCGACATCGACGCGCTGGTGGTGGACGTCCTGCGGGAGGCGCTCGCCGCCGCGCTCTCCGGGGACCGGGACGTCGTGCTCGACCTGTGCCGGGTCGGGATGCTCGACTCCACCGGACTCGGCCTGCTGGTCCGCGCCCATCGGGAGGCCCGGCAACAGGGCCGGTCGTTCTGCCTGGTGGCACCGTCCCGGTTCGTCCTCACCGTGCTGCACACGATGCGGCTGGAGTCGGTCTTCCTCGTCTTCGACCACCGGGCGCAGGCACTGGCCTGCCTG